Below is a genomic region from Osmia bicornis bicornis chromosome 3, iOsmBic2.1, whole genome shotgun sequence.
CAAACTGAAGGAAGAGTATCCGGATAGAATTCTAAAGAACTACAGCGTGATACCGTCGCCAACGATGTCGGACGTGGTTGTAGAGCCGTACAACGCGGTACTAGCTCTCGGCAAATCGAAGGATAACGTGGACGAAACCTTCTGCATGGACAATCAAGCTCTTCATCACATCTGCACGCACGTTTTAAAGCTTTCCACGCCAACCTTTGGCGACGCTAATCACCTGATATCCGCTTGCATGGCAGGTATCACCACTTGCCTACGATTCCCTGGTCAGTTGAACACAGATCTGAGGAAACTACAGGTCAACCTGGTACCTTATCCGGGCCTCCACTTCTTCGTGCCCGGTTACGCTCCTCTCACCAGTAGGTCAGCCGCGGCTTTCAGAGTACTCTCGGTTCCAGAGTTGACGCAACAATTGTTCGACGCGAATAGCATGCTCGCCGATTGCGATCCTCGCCGGGGCAAGTTCTTCACGGTGGCTGCCATCTTCAGAGGCAGAATGTCGACCAAGGTCAGCTAATCGAACTCGCCCCCGAGTTCTAGAAAGTCGAGAAACgtgcttttccttttttagCTCGTCGACGAACAGATGCTGAACATACAAAACAAAAACAGTCCCTATTTCATCGAATGGATCCCGAACAACGTTCAAACAGCCATCTGCGACATTCCACCGCGAGGTCTTGCCATGAGCGCCACCATGATATCGAACACCACAGCGATCCAGGAATTGTTCAAGAGACTGACGGATGGTTTTAGCGATATGTTGAAGAAGAAAGCGTATCTACATTGGTACACGGCCGAGGGGATGGACGAGTCGGAATTCTCCGATTGTCAGCACGCGTTGTACGATCTAATTTCGGAATATCAGCAGCACCAGGAGGCACCGACCGAGACTACCTTCGAATTGGACACGGCGGAATACGAAGAATAATCGAGGATGAAGGGTaggaggaaaagaaagagaacaTAGTCGATAAAACGTATATTTTTTCAAGGAACAAACTTGCGCTACATTTAAACGCTTGCCACGATTACACGCAGACGATAGATAGATTGGTTTTTTCGTGGATACAACGTAGAAGATTGATTTTTGGTTTGAGCGCT
It encodes:
- the LOC114872685 gene encoding tubulin beta chain-like — its product is MREIVVLQIGQCGNNVGGKFWEVISDEHGLRQDGIFCGESQLQLQRLNVYFSQGPGDRYVPRAVLVDLDRGSLNAVLSTSYGRLFNPDNFVAGHVGAANNWAKGYYTEGAELAETVLDLTRREAEACDLMQGIQMVHSLGGGTGAGMGALLTNKLKEEYPDRILKNYSVIPSPTMSDVVVEPYNAVLALGKSKDNVDETFCMDNQALHHICTHVLKLSTPTFGDANHLISACMAGITTCLRFPGQLNTDLRKLQVNLVPYPGLHFFVPGYAPLTSRSAAAFRVLSVPELTQQLFDANSMLADCDPRRGKFFTVAAIFRGRMSTKLVDEQMLNIQNKNSPYFIEWIPNNVQTAICDIPPRGLAMSATMISNTTAIQELFKRLTDGFSDMLKKKAYLHWYTAEGMDESEFSDCQHALYDLISEYQQHQEAPTETTFELDTAEYEE